DNA from Algisphaera agarilytica:
GCCGAACGCCTCGGCGAGATCCAGGAAATGGATGCTGCGCCCCGCGTGGTTGCGTTGCTTGAGATGTTGATCCTCGTCGATGCGCAGTCCGCGAACGGGATCGCGTTGGCAAGCCGTGACTACACCGCACTCGCCACGGCCAACTCCGATCGGATCAGCCGGGCCATCGATTACGTCCACCGTCAACTGGAGGGCGAGGTCACGCTGGACGGCGCCGCCCGCGCCGCCAACCTTTCCCCCGGGGCTTTCAGCCGCTTCTTCCGCAAACGTACCGGGCAGCGATTTATCGACTTCGTCATCGACCAACGCCTCGGCGAAGCCTGCCGCCTGCTGGCCGAGAGCGACGAAGCGATCGGGCAGATCGCTTTGCAGGTGGGTTTCAACAACCTGTCCAACTTCAACCGCCAGTTTCTGAAGCGTAAAGGCCTGTCTCCATCGGTGTTTAGAAAAAACCTCGTGGAGGGCTGAAACACGGCCAAACCCTGGCTCACCCTCCCTGACGGGCGACCTAAATCAGCGTGTTGGCTTGGCCGATAACACTGGGGACTACCTATCCACCCATTCAGGGGAATCACGCATGATCGTCCACCCGCTCGCCTCGCCGTCGCTGACCTCCACCGTCCCGGTGATCTGCATGCCTGGGCCCGATGGGGACGGCCAAGCGATGCTCGACCGTGTCTTGCCCTACGCCAAGCGGCTCCTGGCTTTCCCCGCGTTGCTGGTGTGCCCGGATATGAGCAGCGTCGAGAAACCCAAAGTCTGGGCGCAGACATTGGCCGAGGCGGCACGCACCTACAACCTGGCCGAACGCGCCTTGGTGTTCGGCTACAACCACGGCGCGGACATGGCCTGCCGCTTCACGTTGGAATACCCCTCGGATGTGCAGGCGTGCGCTGCGTTGTCCGCACAGAATTGGTTCGAGCCCACCACCACGAACCTGGCGGCACTTTGCGAGGTCCCCTGGATGATTGGATGCGGCGACCAGGATGCGGAGTTCCTGATCCGTGATGCACGGGCGTTTCAGATTGGATTGGCCGAGCAGGGCTGCCAGGTCGACCTCCTGGATTGGGAAGGCGGCCACGACGACCTGCCCGAACACGCCCTCGAAAACGTGATGCACTTCTTCAACGACACGCAGAGCCAGCAGCGACTCGCCGCCTAAGACCGCCGAACCGGCAACACACGGTGCGATGGGCGAGTTGTTTGACCACGCCAAGAAACCTTGAGGCCCCCGGAAGATACCAAGGGCCAAGCCCAGGCAAATACGGCAGATGTCGTATAGGCCAGAATAATACGCGCATAAAACAAGGGATCTCGCTCACGCGGATCCCCAATCCAATACCCCAATATCCTTAGGCCCCCGGAAGATACCAAGCGAAAAGCCTTGGCGAATACGGCATATGTCGTATACTGTTCCAAGCTGATCCTCCTGGGATGCCAACACCTTGTCTGAACTTAATTTAGACCAATGGAATCAGGTCCACCGGGCCACCCAGGAGGTGGCACGGGTGGCCGAAGTTGACGATTTCCACCAGCATGCGATCGGTGCGGTGAAGATGCTGATGTCGCACACCCTGATCTCCTCGGAGCTGCACGACCTCTCGCTGATGCAGCTCGTCTCCTCTGCCCAGACCCGGGAAGACGACGAGTTCCAGTCACGGATGCCCGACTTCGCCGACCACCTCCACGAACACCCGTGTGTCGAAGCTGCCCTGAACACGCGGTCGCTGAACATCATGGGCGTGCTGGACAAGATGTCTTCCCGCGATTTCGAAAAGCTCGGGCTTTACAACGAGTTCTACCGCTACGTCGATATCCGCGACCAGATCATCATCGCCCGCTCGCAGGGCTTCCCCTCGCTGCTGGCCCTGGCGATCTCGCGCGACAAGCAGTTCTCCCCATCTGAACGCCAGATGTTGGAACTCTTCGCCCCGTCCCTGGCCAACGCCCACACGACCTGGCAGGCAATCCGGCGGGCCAAGGGGCACCACGCCTGGGCCCTGGGCGCTCTCGAACACCTGAACTGCGGCGCACTCCACGTCTCCACGGACGGACGCATCCTCGATCAGAACCCGTTGGCGAAGCGGCTCATCGAAGACTACTGGCCCGGCCGAAACTACGGCGACCGTCTCCCCCAAGCGTTGCATGCCTGGCTCAAGGTCAGCACCCAGGACCCGCTCAACAAACGACACCCGCTTGTGCGGCAGAGCCCGGCGGGCACGGTTTCGTTCCGGTTGGCCCAAGACATCGCCAGCGACGACTGGCTCATCCTCGGCCGAGAGAACCCCGCCGTGACCGACCTGACTCCCCTGCTGGAACTGGGCCTCACCGAAAAACAAGCCGAGGTCATCAACGTCGCCCGCCACGGCCTGACCTACTCTCAGATCGCCGAGCAACTCGGCAAGTCGGCGGGCACCGTCCGCAAGCAGATGGAGCAGATCATGGCCAAGCTCGATGTGCACGACAAAGCCGCCGCCGTCGCCAAGGCCACGCAAGCGCTAAACACCCCCGGGCTTTAACCCTCAACTCCCCGCTTCCGGGCAGACGTAATAACACCCAGCATCCTCCAAGGGATACTGGGCGCTCAAGGATATCGATGGGATTTAGAAGCTCACCACCGCGGAGAGTGTCCAGCGGTAGCCGAACAGGTCTTCATTGCTGGTGATGGGGAATTCGTAAGCGGCGCGTAACCCAACATTGCTCGCGGGCCGAACCTCGAAACCCGGAGCGAGAGTCACCACGTCTTCGCCTTCACCGCCGCCGATGTTGGCCACGTCCACCGCCGAGAACGGCAGCGGCGCGTTGTCGCCATCGTCCAGCGTCACGTATCCGTTGACCTCGGCCACGGCAGAGAACCACTCGCACAGCCAGTAGTCGGCGTGGAGGTGCCAGGTCAATCGATCCGAGTCCCCGAGGGCTTCTTCGTTGTCCGTGGGCAGCAGCAGGTTGATCGTGCCGCCCAAATGCAGGGCTTCGAAACCCTTGTTGAACGACGCCCAGAGACGCAGCTCGTCGTCGCCCTGCAGGACATCGTCGTCGCCGATGCCGAGTTGGTAACCCAGGCCGACCGCGGCGTGCATGTCGGTTTCAAAGTCCTGGAGGAACGCCCACTTCACACCCGCCGCGAGGTCGTTCCAGCCGTCGTCTTTCACAAGGCCCGAATCGAAGTCGGTGTAGCCGTCCTTGTAAGCGACGAACTGCAGCGACTCGGTCAACGCCGCGCGGATCTGCAGGGCGTAGACCTTGGCGTTGCCCCCGCCGATGGCGGACGACTTGGGGAAGTCGTGATACAGGAACCAAGCGCGGACATCGGTCGTGACGAACGAGTCTTCGTGGTAGTACGGCGAGGTCACCGGGTGCACCGCCTTACGCATCGGCTCGACCTCCGCGGCGGCGGGGTTGGGATCGCCGAACAACACGAGTCCCGCGTGCTGCGAAACGGCGGCGGGCGTCAACGCCGCCACACACAACACGGCCAATAGGGTCTTGAAACTGAGGTTCATCGAAACGGTCTCCTGAAACATGAGTCAGCGTCGACACGACGCTTTTTTAGATTTATGGATAGATTTATCTATTATTTGAGCATAGCAACGTCTCGCCGTCAATACGTGGCGAGGAAAAAGGATTGAGATCACCCGATCAGCGACGTTCGATCGGCATCAACCCGGGCGGGTCATGCTGTCGTAGTCCATCAGTTCCGCCAGGCGTTCTTCGGGCATCAGGTTCAGCTCGCCAACGAGCTGCTTGATGGTCTTGCCTTCCTTGTGGGCCTGCTTGGCGAGCGCGGCACACTTGTCGTAACCGACTTCGGGAGCGAGCGCGGTGATAGTCATGAGCGAGGCTTCGAGTAGTTCGGTGCAGCGTTCTTCATTGACTTCCAGGCCGTCGAGCAGCTTGTCGACGAAGACGTTGGAGACGTTGGCCAGGAGATCGACCGATTCGAGGAAGGCGTCGATCATCACGGGCATCGCGACGTTGAGCTCGAAGATCGACCCGACGCCGCCGAGCCCGGCGGTGGTCACGGTCGCGTCGTTGCCGATGACCCGGCAGCAGACCTGCATGACCGATTCACAAATCACGGGATTGACCTTGCCGGGCATGATCGACGACCCGGGCTGGATCGCGGGGAGGTTGAGCTCGCCGATGCCACAGCGCGGGCCCGAGCCGAGGTGGCGGATGTCGTTGGCGATCTTGGAGAGGGAGACGGCGATGGTTTTGAGGTCACCCGACGCATGGACGAACGAGTCTTTTGCCGCCTGGGCCTCGCAGCGGTCGCTGGCTTCTTTAAATGGCGTGGAGGAAAAACCGAGACGCTGGGTGAGCGTCTCGCAAACTTTGGCGGCAAACTCGGGGTGTGCGTTGATGCCGGTGCCAACGGCGGTGCCACCGATCGGCATATTTGCCACCATGTCGGAAAGCGCGTGTTTCGCACGGTGGATGCCGTGAGAGACCGCCGAGGCGTAGCCGGCAAAAACCTGCCCCAAACGGATCGGCGTAGCATCCATCAAGTGGGTGCGCCCCGTTTTTAGAATCTTGTCGTAGGCATCGACTTTGGTTTGCAGGGCTTCATGCAGATACGTCAGTGCCGGGATGAGCTGCCCGGCAATCGTTGCCCCCCCGCCGATGCACATCGCCGTGGGGAACGTGTCGTTGCTCGATTGCCCCATGTTGACGTGGTCGTTGGGGTGGACGCCGCCCTCAGCCTTGGTGGTCGCGCCGAGGCCGAGCTTCTCGTTGGCCACCGCGGCGATGACCTCGTTGGCGTTCATGTTGGTGCTGGTGCCGCTGCCGGTCTGGTAGACGTCGACGGGGAAGTGGGCGTCGTGCATGCCCTGAGCGACTTCATCGGCGGCGGCGATGATGGCGTCGGCGAGCTTGGCGTCGAGCTTGCCGAGGTCTTTGTTGGCCTCGGCGCAGGCGGCCTTGAGGTGGCCAAAGGCGTGGATGACCGCGGGGGGCAACGGGCGGTTGGCAATCGGGAAGTTGGCGACGGCCCGGGCGGTGGAGGCGCCGTAGAGGGCGTCGGCGGGGACGGGCATCTCGCCCATGGAGTCTTTTTCGATGCGGGTGGCCATGAGGGTCCTTCCGGGGTTGCGTTACAGCGTTGCAGATCACGAGGCTGGAGCGGGGAGCGTATAGCGCCCCGGGCGGGCGTGCCAGCGGGACCGGATGGGTGCGGATTTGCGAGGCGGCTTCATAGAGCTCATCAGCCGGTCGGCTACGCCGCCCCGGTCGCGCCTTGCAATAGACAGCCGCGACGCGTGGCGTCGCAGCGAGGTTCCGGAGTGTGTGGCGTTGCACTCGGGGATACGTCAAGCCGCGCGGCGGTCGGCGTCATCGACACTCGGGTCGTCCTGCAGCTTCGAGGCCGCAGCGGACATCTGATCCAAGAGCGTGGTGGCCCGGTCGCGCAGCTCCGTGAGGATCTGGTCCGCCTGGGACTCGAACAACTCGGCCAACCCCGTCATCGACTCGTCCAGCCGCTGAGCCCGGACCTGCATCTCGTTGTCGGCGGCATCGGTGAGGTTGTCCAGGAACTCGCGGTGCCGGCCCTGCTGATCATCGAGCTGAGCCTTGAACGCTTCCTGCGTTTCGTGAGCGTGGGACATAGCCTCAACGACCTGCTGACGGATGCGCTGCATCGCCGCGTCGGCCGCCGACTCGGTCCGGGCGAGGATGCCGTCGGCCTTCTCGTGGAGTGAGTGGGCGAGCTGATCAAACTTCTCCACGATCTCACGCTCGGCGACCGCGTGAGCCTCCGCAAGTTGCGTATCGAGTCGCATCCGTTGCTGGCCGAGCTCGGCCGACATCTCCCCGAGCATGGCCTCACGCATGGTCTCGAGCTGCTTCTCGAAGGTATCCCGCCCCGCCGACTGATACGCCGCGAGGTGGGCGTCAAAACGCTCGAGTTGCTCGGTGACGTGGTTTGCCAGCCCCTGCGCCTTCTCGGTCGCCTGCGCGAGGTCGCCATGGATCATCCGGCCATCGGCCAGGGCCTGGCCAAGCGGTTTCACGACCGCGGTCAGCTTGGCGTCGAGTTGTTCGAGGCGGGCGAGCTTCTCGTCGGTGATGGTGTTGACACGGTGGAGCTTGGCATCGATCTGAGCGTCGAGCGCTCCGAGCTTGGTAATCAACGCCTGAAGTTTCTGGGTGGTCTCGGCGGTGTTTCCCTCGGCTTCAACGGCCGGCGTCTCGGCCACGGTCATCGTGGTGGGCTCCGCCTCGGCCTGTGGCTTGGGCGGCTGGGTTTTCTTCAGCGTGACCTCGACCTCGGCGCGAGCTTCCTTCAGCATCTTCAGCAGGCGGAAACGCTCATCCCGGGCACGATCGAGCAGGCCGGACAGGTCGGCCTTGGTCGCCGCCGTCGGGGACGAGGCGCGAGAACTCGCGGAAGCAAACGGTTTGGCGGGGTTGATCATGCAGCTGCTCCAAGATGCGATGGAGGGATCCGAAGGGGCGTGTCCTGCGGACAAACGCACTTCAGGCGCAGGTTGGATATCGACGCTCTGCGCTCTTCGGGGAGAGGCGATGGTTATCGGGCCGCAGCAACCCGCCGGTTACATCCGATAAATTCCTGCTTCACCGGGCTGTTCAAAACGGTGGACTCCCTAGATTCGCACGCCCGCCACGTTGCCGTGAGCGATAAAAACCGCTAAAACGCTCGTCCTACATTCAGCAATTCACCGTGCAGGAGGCACCATGGCCCGTAGCAAGAACCCCGACGAACACTACTTCTTCACTTCCGAGTCCGTTTCGATGGGCCACCCCGACAAGGTCAGCGACGCGGTCAGCGACGCGGTCCTCGACAGCCTGCTGGCGGTGGACAACCGGGCTCGCGTGGCCTGCGAAACCATGTGCACCACGGGCCTGGTCGTGGTCGGCGGCGAGATCACCGTCCACAACCAGAAGGCCATCAACGCCCTGAACAACGCCGAAGAAACGATCCGCGACATCATCCGCAAGATCGGCTACACCGGCGACATCGGCATGAAGTTCGACGCCGACACCTGCGCCGTCATGCGGGTCATGCACAGCCAGTCCGATGACATCTCGATGGGTGTCAGCGAAGGCGAAGGCCTGCACAAGGAACAAGGCGCCGGCGACCAGGGCCTGATGTTCGGTTTCGCCTGCCGCGAGACACCTGACCTGATGCCGCTGCCGATCGACCTCTCCCACAAGCTGGTCGAGCGCCACGCCAAGGTCCGCCAGGACAACAAGCTCATCAAGGGCCTGCGTCCCGACGCCAAGTCGCAGGTCACCGTCGAATACGACATCAACAACAAGCCGGTGCGCATCGACACCGTCGTGCTCTCGACCCAGCACACCGAGGCGTGGAACGGCAAGGCCCAGCAGGCCAAGCTCAAGAAGGCGGTCATCAAGCACATCATCGAGCCGTGCATGCCCAAGAAGCTGTACGACCCCAAGAACGTCACCATCCACGTCAACCCCACCGGCCAGTTCGAGATCGGCGGCCCCCACGGCGACGTCGGCCTGACCGGCCGCAAGATCATCGTCGACACCTACGGCGGCCGCGGCCGTCACGGCGGCGGCGCATTCTCCGGCAAGGACCCGTCCAAGGTCGACCGCAGCGCCGCCTACATGGCCCGCTACATCGCCAAGAACCTCGTCGCGTCGCGCATCTGCGACGTCTGCGAAGTCCAGCTCTCCTACGCCATCGGCGTCGCCGAGCCGACCTCGATCCACGTGGACACCTACAAGACCGGCAAGCTCCCCGAGCCCGAGATCACCCAACTGGTCCGCGACATCTTCCCGCTGACGCCCGACGGTATCCTCAAGCACCTGAAGCTGCGCAACCCCATCTTCTCCCCCACCGCCAGCCACGGCCACTTCGGCCGCAAGCCCGGCAAGGTCAAGGTCAACGGCAAGAGCTACGAAACCTTCACCTGGGAAAAGACCGACCTCGCCGCGAAGATCAAGAAGGCCGCGGGTATCTGATTCGGCTTAACCCAAATCCCTCGAATGACTCGCAACGCCGCGGCCCCACCCGCGGCGTTGTGCTTTAACAATCGATAACCGTTTAGCGGTTATCCTATTCGTATGCTCGTGAAGAAAGGCATCGCGGTTTCGCCCGGCGTGGCGATCTATAAGGCGGTGGTCCTCGACAATGAGGACCGACCGGTGCCGCGCCGTACGATCCCCGTGGCGTTGATCGACCACCACATCCGGCGTGTCGATAGCGCATTGGAAGAATCGATCAAACAGATCACCGAGGTCCACCAGCAAACCACCGAGACGCTGGGCGAAGAGCTCGCCAAGATCTTCTCGTTCCACCTGGGCATGCTCGCCGACCCCGCGCTGACCGATCAGTTCCGGGCGATGGTGCGTAAGGAGCGGGTCACCGCCGAGTACGCCGTGTACTCGGTGATGACGACCTACGCCCAGACGTTTCTAGCCCACGAGAACAGCTACTTCCGCGACCGCGTCGGCGACATCTACGACCTCAAACGCCGTGTCCTGCGTCAGCTCATCACCTCGGGCACCAACGACCTGTCCAAGGTCGATGCGCCCTCGATCGTGATCGCCCAGGACCTCACGCCCAGCCAGACCGCGGCGCTCGACAAATCCAAGATCATGGGCCTGGCGACCGACGTCGGGGGCCGCACCAGCCACACCGCCATCCTCGCCCACGCCCTGGGCATCCCCGCCATCGTCGGCCTCGAAGACCTCACCCAACGCGTCGAATCCGGCGACACCGTCATCATCGACGGCCACCGCGGCGTCATCATCGTCGAACCCGACGCGGGACAGCTGCTCGAATACAAGCAGGAAGTCCGCCGGATCAAAAAGCTCGACGCCGAGCTTGGCAAGCTCCGCGACCTGCCGGCCGTCACCAAGGACGGCACCGAGATCTCGCTGCTGGGCAACATCGAGTTCCCCACCGAAGTCCCCGATGCCCTGGAAAAAGGTGCCGTGGGCATCGGGCTCTACCGCACCGAGTTCCTCTACCTCTCGGCCGAGCACGAACCCACCGAAGAGCAGCAATACGACAGCTACGTCGAAACGATCCGCAACCTCGGCGGCAAGCCGTTGACAATCCGCACCCTCGACCTCGGGGCCGACAAGATCCCCGAGAGCGCCGAGCTGGCTGCGCCCATGCTGAACGAACGCAACCCGTTTCTGGGCCTGCGTTCGATCCGGCTGTGCCTGCAAAACCTGCCGATGTTCCGCACCCAACTCCGCGCAATCCTGCGGGCGAGTGCCGAGGGGCCGGTGAAGATCATGTTCCCGCTGATCTCCAGTGTGATGGAGCTGCGGCAGGCGAAGATGATCCTCCAGGATGTGAAAGAAGACCTCGACGACCAGGACATCCCGTTCGCCGAGAACATCCCCGTCGGGATGATGATTGAGGTGCCCTCCGCGGCCCTCCAGGCCAAGACGTTCAGCAAGGAAGTCGACTTTTTCAGCATCGGGACCAACGACCTGATCCAGTACACCGTGGCCGTTGACCGGGCCAACGAGCGGATCGCCAACCTCTACTCCGCGGGCCACCCGGCGGTGATCCAGCTGCTCAAGGACGTGATCCGCGCAGCCGATAGAAGCGATACAGACGTCAGCCTCTGCGGCGAGATGGCGGGGCAGCCCGAATTCATTATGCTGTTGCTGGGTTTGGGGCTCCGCAGCTTCTCGATGACCCCCCCGGCGATCCCGGAGGTCAAGAGACTGATCCGGAGCGTCAGCCTCGACCAGTGCCGACGCGTGGCCCGAAAGGCCGTCGGCTTTGATTCCGACCGTGAAGTGTTGAACTACCTCAGGGATGAGGTCAACAAAGTCATGCCCAAGGCGTTCGATGGACGTTCCATCGGATTCTGACCTCGCCCCGCGAGCAGAACACGCCGAACATTAAAACTGCCAAGCGTTTCGATCGCCGGGCGAACCTGCCCGAGGCTCGAGCGAAACCAAGGCCCAAGACAAGGAAGTCGACGCGTTTCAGTGATGAATGAACAGTTCCGCGTGATTAGTAAAGATCATTCTGCGCTTGCGATGCAAATCGCGGTGTTATGTCTTTCCACTCGTCACTGATCACTGTTTACTCATCACTGGATCGCGTCGCGATCCCCGATGCCTACAACCGAAATGCTCATCAACTACGTCCCCGGCGAGGAGTGTCGCATCGCCATCGTCGAGGACGGCAAGCTCGAGGAGTTCTACCAGGAACGCGCCTCGACCGAGTCCCACGTCAGCAACATCTACAAGGGCCGGGTTACCAACGTTGAACCCGCCATCCAGGCCGCGTTTGTCGACTTCGGCCTCGAGCGCAACGGCTTCCTGCACATCTCCGACCTGCACCCGAAATACTTCCCCGGCAAAGACCGCGAAGAGTTCGAGAAGGTCGGCCACAAGACCGCCCGCCACGAACGCCCGCCCATCCAGAAGTGCCTCAAGCGCGGCCAGGAAGTCCTGGTCCAGGTCCTCAAAGAAGGCATCGGCACCAAAGGCCCCACCCTCACCAGCTACCTCTCCATCCCCGGACGCTTCCTGGTGATGATGCCCGACATGCAGCGTCTGGGCGTCTCCCGCAAAGTCGACGACGACGACGCCCGCAAGGAGATGCGCGACATCCTCAAAACGCTGAACCCGCCCAAGGAGTTCGGCTTCATCGTCCGCACCGCCGGCATCGGCCAGACCAAGACCGACCTCAAGCGCGACCTGTCGTACCTCCAGCGTCTGTGGAAGAACATCGAACGAAAGCGCAAGCAGCGCGGCAAGTACGGCGAACTCTACGCCGAGTCGGACCTGGTCATCCGCACCATCCGCGACGTGTTCAGCAGCGACATCGACCGCATCGTCTGCGACGACCTCACCGCCGCCCGCCGGGCGCGGGACTTCCTGGCCGTGGCCAACCCGCGGACCAAGTCCAAGGTGGTGCACTACGACGACCCCGTGCCGTTGTTCCACCGCATGGGCATCGAGGAACAGCTCGACAACATGAACTCACGCGAGGTGCCGCTGCCCTCGGGTGGTGCGCTGGTCATCGACCCGACCGAAGCTTTGGTCGCCATCGACGTGAACTCGGGCAAGTCCCGCGCGGCGAAAGATGCCGAGACCAACGCCTACAAGACCAACCTCGAAGCGGTCGACGAGATCGCCCGGCAACTCCGCCTGCGCGACCTCGGCGGGCTGGTGGTGCTCGACCTGATCGATATGCGGCCGATGAAAAACCGCAAGGCCGTCGAGTCGCGGTTCCGCAACAACCTCAAGAAAGACCGGGCCCGCACCCGCATCGGGCCGATCTCGCAGTTCGGCCTGCTGGAGATGACCCGCCAACGCATGCGGCCGTCGCTGGTAAAGTCGATCTACCAGGAGTGCAGCCATTGCAACGCCCGTGGCTACAGCATGAGCCCCGAATCGGTCATCCTCAGCGTGATGCGCCGCCTGGCCCTGGTCATGCACCGCGATGATGTGGCCAGCATCGAGCTGACGATCAGCCCGGACGTGGCCTTCCACATCCTCAACCGCAAACGCGGCGAGCTCGTCCAGCTCGAAGCAAAGTACGGCAAGACCGTGATGGTCCGCGTCGGCGGCAACACCGTGGACTTCGTCAAGATCACGGCGATGAACGAAAAAGGCGTCGTGCTCCCCACCGACCCCGAAACCTACAAGCAGCGGCTCAAGCCGACCACCGA
Protein-coding regions in this window:
- a CDS encoding class II fumarate hydratase, which translates into the protein MATRIEKDSMGEMPVPADALYGASTARAVANFPIANRPLPPAVIHAFGHLKAACAEANKDLGKLDAKLADAIIAAADEVAQGMHDAHFPVDVYQTGSGTSTNMNANEVIAAVANEKLGLGATTKAEGGVHPNDHVNMGQSSNDTFPTAMCIGGGATIAGQLIPALTYLHEALQTKVDAYDKILKTGRTHLMDATPIRLGQVFAGYASAVSHGIHRAKHALSDMVANMPIGGTAVGTGINAHPEFAAKVCETLTQRLGFSSTPFKEASDRCEAQAAKDSFVHASGDLKTIAVSLSKIANDIRHLGSGPRCGIGELNLPAIQPGSSIMPGKVNPVICESVMQVCCRVIGNDATVTTAGLGGVGSIFELNVAMPVMIDAFLESVDLLANVSNVFVDKLLDGLEVNEERCTELLEASLMTITALAPEVGYDKCAALAKQAHKEGKTIKQLVGELNLMPEERLAELMDYDSMTRPG
- the metK gene encoding methionine adenosyltransferase gives rise to the protein MARSKNPDEHYFFTSESVSMGHPDKVSDAVSDAVLDSLLAVDNRARVACETMCTTGLVVVGGEITVHNQKAINALNNAEETIRDIIRKIGYTGDIGMKFDADTCAVMRVMHSQSDDISMGVSEGEGLHKEQGAGDQGLMFGFACRETPDLMPLPIDLSHKLVERHAKVRQDNKLIKGLRPDAKSQVTVEYDINNKPVRIDTVVLSTQHTEAWNGKAQQAKLKKAVIKHIIEPCMPKKLYDPKNVTIHVNPTGQFEIGGPHGDVGLTGRKIIVDTYGGRGRHGGGAFSGKDPSKVDRSAAYMARYIAKNLVASRICDVCEVQLSYAIGVAEPTSIHVDTYKTGKLPEPEITQLVRDIFPLTPDGILKHLKLRNPIFSPTASHGHFGRKPGKVKVNGKSYETFTWEKTDLAAKIKKAAGI
- a CDS encoding ribonuclease E/G, whose protein sequence is MPTTEMLINYVPGEECRIAIVEDGKLEEFYQERASTESHVSNIYKGRVTNVEPAIQAAFVDFGLERNGFLHISDLHPKYFPGKDREEFEKVGHKTARHERPPIQKCLKRGQEVLVQVLKEGIGTKGPTLTSYLSIPGRFLVMMPDMQRLGVSRKVDDDDARKEMRDILKTLNPPKEFGFIVRTAGIGQTKTDLKRDLSYLQRLWKNIERKRKQRGKYGELYAESDLVIRTIRDVFSSDIDRIVCDDLTAARRARDFLAVANPRTKSKVVHYDDPVPLFHRMGIEEQLDNMNSREVPLPSGGALVIDPTEALVAIDVNSGKSRAAKDAETNAYKTNLEAVDEIARQLRLRDLGGLVVLDLIDMRPMKNRKAVESRFRNNLKKDRARTRIGPISQFGLLEMTRQRMRPSLVKSIYQECSHCNARGYSMSPESVILSVMRRLALVMHRDDVASIELTISPDVAFHILNRKRGELVQLEAKYGKTVMVRVGGNTVDFVKITAMNEKGVVLPTDPETYKQRLKPTTDTSFRELAEAEVVELEEFEELEEESAEESNAESGKASTETESDAAEEDGEKKSSGKSSRRRRRGRKKKSEQAEESTESEAQADTPVEAEADDSAGEAGDDSDGETTEKPKRRRRRRRGGRGRNKNKDAQPSAEDDAPTEDEAAETSESEAVADEAEQASESQDAEGSEEEAAPKKRRRRRSRGKKKSASTDAQANEGDEATSDEDQPDPPQPDTNENASEIMVDGEPTKKKRSRRTRSKKSSKAKEPALPLDEFGDVNGNVKVAEDGKPVAAASEGNAKSKGSMKSTKKKKPLKPGRGYANRIVSG
- the ptsP gene encoding phosphoenolpyruvate--protein phosphotransferase — protein: MLVKKGIAVSPGVAIYKAVVLDNEDRPVPRRTIPVALIDHHIRRVDSALEESIKQITEVHQQTTETLGEELAKIFSFHLGMLADPALTDQFRAMVRKERVTAEYAVYSVMTTYAQTFLAHENSYFRDRVGDIYDLKRRVLRQLITSGTNDLSKVDAPSIVIAQDLTPSQTAALDKSKIMGLATDVGGRTSHTAILAHALGIPAIVGLEDLTQRVESGDTVIIDGHRGVIIVEPDAGQLLEYKQEVRRIKKLDAELGKLRDLPAVTKDGTEISLLGNIEFPTEVPDALEKGAVGIGLYRTEFLYLSAEHEPTEEQQYDSYVETIRNLGGKPLTIRTLDLGADKIPESAELAAPMLNERNPFLGLRSIRLCLQNLPMFRTQLRAILRASAEGPVKIMFPLISSVMELRQAKMILQDVKEDLDDQDIPFAENIPVGMMIEVPSAALQAKTFSKEVDFFSIGTNDLIQYTVAVDRANERIANLYSAGHPAVIQLLKDVIRAADRSDTDVSLCGEMAGQPEFIMLLLGLGLRSFSMTPPAIPEVKRLIRSVSLDQCRRVARKAVGFDSDREVLNYLRDEVNKVMPKAFDGRSIGF
- a CDS encoding helix-turn-helix domain-containing protein — protein: MQPSFEHVVYPEDASFAALHFDGEAFDCPYHIHPEIELLWIESGRGRRLVGDHVGRFEEGELYLFGPDLPHMFYSDPPRDQAVPAKSRYAQFRPDCLGEDFFDRPEMKRLSELLKRADSGIVWPRQAHQGVAERLGEIQEMDAAPRVVALLEMLILVDAQSANGIALASRDYTALATANSDRISRAIDYVHRQLEGEVTLDGAARAANLSPGAFSRFFRKRTGQRFIDFVIDQRLGEACRLLAESDEAIGQIALQVGFNNLSNFNRQFLKRKGLSPSVFRKNLVEG
- a CDS encoding helix-turn-helix transcriptional regulator, which codes for MSELNLDQWNQVHRATQEVARVAEVDDFHQHAIGAVKMLMSHTLISSELHDLSLMQLVSSAQTREDDEFQSRMPDFADHLHEHPCVEAALNTRSLNIMGVLDKMSSRDFEKLGLYNEFYRYVDIRDQIIIARSQGFPSLLALAISRDKQFSPSERQMLELFAPSLANAHTTWQAIRRAKGHHAWALGALEHLNCGALHVSTDGRILDQNPLAKRLIEDYWPGRNYGDRLPQALHAWLKVSTQDPLNKRHPLVRQSPAGTVSFRLAQDIASDDWLILGRENPAVTDLTPLLELGLTEKQAEVINVARHGLTYSQIAEQLGKSAGTVRKQMEQIMAKLDVHDKAAAVAKATQALNTPGL